A stretch of the Alnus glutinosa chromosome 6, dhAlnGlut1.1, whole genome shotgun sequence genome encodes the following:
- the LOC133871321 gene encoding fructose-1,6-bisphosphatase, cytosolic-like isoform X1, whose product MDHAAEAQRTDLMTITRHVLNEQSKHPESRGDFSILLNHIVLGCKFVCSAVNKLFQAGLAKLIGLAGEITNVQGEQQKKLDVLSNQVFVKALVSSGRTCILVSEEDEEATFVEPSKRGRYIVVFDPLDGSSNIDCGVSIGTIFGIYVVKNKDDPTLEDVLQPGKYMLAAGYCMYGSSCTLVLSTGSGVNGFTLDPSLGEFMLTHPDIKIPKKGKIYSVNEGNAKNWDDVTSKYVENCKFPKDGSSPKSLRYIGSSMVADVHRTLLYGGIFMYPADKKTPNGKLRLLYEVFPMSYLMEQAGGEAFTGKQRALDLVPKKIHERSPVFLGSSDDVQEIKALYAAAAAAAE is encoded by the exons ATGGATCACGCAGCCGAAGCTCAGAGAACAGACTTGATGACCATCACGCGTCACGTCCTTAACGAGCAGTCGAAGCACCCGGAGTCACGTGGTGATTTCAGCATCTTGCTCAATCACATCGTTCTGGGTTGCAAGTTCGTCTGCTCTGCCGTCAACAAG CTTTTTCAGGCAGGCCTGGCCAAACTCATTGGACTTGCTGGAGAGATCACCAATGTTCAG GGTGAACAACAGAAAAAATTGGATGTGCTTTCAAATCAAGTTTTTGTCAAGGCTTTAGTTAGCAGTGGGCGCACA TGCATCCTTGTttctgaagaagatgaagaggctACATTTGTGGAGCCATCAAAGCGTGGAAG ATATATTGTTGTTTTTGACCCATTGGATGGATCCTCAAACATCGACTGCGGTGTTTCCATAGGAACA ATTTTTGGGATTTACGTGGTGAAAAACAAAGATGACCCAACTCTTGAAGATGTTCTACAACCTGGAAAATATATGTTAGCAGCTGGTTATTGCATGTACGGAAGCTCTTGCACG CTTGTGCTTAGCACCGGAAGTGGTGTCAATGGGTTTACTCTTGATCCATCTCTTGGGGAGTTCATGTTAACTCACCCTGACATCAAG ATTcccaagaaaggaaagatttATTCGGTAAACGAAGGAAACGCCAAAAACTGGGATGACGTAACTTCCAA GTATGTGGAAAACTGCAAGTTCCCTAAAGATGGTTCCTCACCAAAGTCCCTTAGATACATTGGAAG caGCATGGTTGCGGATGTTCACCGGACATTGCTTTACGGAGGTATCTTCATGTACCCTGCCGACAAGAAGACCCCGAACGGAAAACTACG CCTTCTCTATGAAGTCTTTCCGATGTCATACTTGATGGAGCAAGCAGGAGGTGAAGCTTTTACTGGAAAACAAcgg GCACTTGACTTGGTACCAAAGAAGATACATGAAAGGTCTCCTGTATTCCTTGGCAGCTCCGATGATGTCCAGGAAATTAAAGCGCTTTACGCCGCCGCCGCTGCTGCTGCTGAATAA
- the LOC133871321 gene encoding fructose-1,6-bisphosphatase, cytosolic-like isoform X2 yields the protein MDHAAEAQRTDLMTITRHVLNEQSKHPESRGDFSILLNHIVLGCKFVCSAVNKLFQAGLAKLIGLAGEITNVQGEQQKKLDVLSNQVFVKALVSSGRTCILVSEEDEEATFVEPSKRGRYIVVFDPLDGSSNIDCGVSIGTIFGIYVVKNKDDPTLEDVLQPGKYMLAAGYCMYGSSCTLVLSTGSGVNGFTLDPSLGEFMLTHPDIKIPKKGKIYSVNEGNAKNWDDVTSKYVENCKFPKDGSSPKSLRYIGSMVADVHRTLLYGGIFMYPADKKTPNGKLRLLYEVFPMSYLMEQAGGEAFTGKQRALDLVPKKIHERSPVFLGSSDDVQEIKALYAAAAAAAE from the exons ATGGATCACGCAGCCGAAGCTCAGAGAACAGACTTGATGACCATCACGCGTCACGTCCTTAACGAGCAGTCGAAGCACCCGGAGTCACGTGGTGATTTCAGCATCTTGCTCAATCACATCGTTCTGGGTTGCAAGTTCGTCTGCTCTGCCGTCAACAAG CTTTTTCAGGCAGGCCTGGCCAAACTCATTGGACTTGCTGGAGAGATCACCAATGTTCAG GGTGAACAACAGAAAAAATTGGATGTGCTTTCAAATCAAGTTTTTGTCAAGGCTTTAGTTAGCAGTGGGCGCACA TGCATCCTTGTttctgaagaagatgaagaggctACATTTGTGGAGCCATCAAAGCGTGGAAG ATATATTGTTGTTTTTGACCCATTGGATGGATCCTCAAACATCGACTGCGGTGTTTCCATAGGAACA ATTTTTGGGATTTACGTGGTGAAAAACAAAGATGACCCAACTCTTGAAGATGTTCTACAACCTGGAAAATATATGTTAGCAGCTGGTTATTGCATGTACGGAAGCTCTTGCACG CTTGTGCTTAGCACCGGAAGTGGTGTCAATGGGTTTACTCTTGATCCATCTCTTGGGGAGTTCATGTTAACTCACCCTGACATCAAG ATTcccaagaaaggaaagatttATTCGGTAAACGAAGGAAACGCCAAAAACTGGGATGACGTAACTTCCAA GTATGTGGAAAACTGCAAGTTCCCTAAAGATGGTTCCTCACCAAAGTCCCTTAGATACATTGGAAG CATGGTTGCGGATGTTCACCGGACATTGCTTTACGGAGGTATCTTCATGTACCCTGCCGACAAGAAGACCCCGAACGGAAAACTACG CCTTCTCTATGAAGTCTTTCCGATGTCATACTTGATGGAGCAAGCAGGAGGTGAAGCTTTTACTGGAAAACAAcgg GCACTTGACTTGGTACCAAAGAAGATACATGAAAGGTCTCCTGTATTCCTTGGCAGCTCCGATGATGTCCAGGAAATTAAAGCGCTTTACGCCGCCGCCGCTGCTGCTGCTGAATAA
- the LOC133871321 gene encoding fructose-1,6-bisphosphatase, cytosolic-like isoform X3, with product MDHAAEAQRTDLMTITRHVLNEQSKHPESRGDFSILLNHIVLGCKFVCSAVNKAGLAKLIGLAGEITNVQGEQQKKLDVLSNQVFVKALVSSGRTCILVSEEDEEATFVEPSKRGRYIVVFDPLDGSSNIDCGVSIGTIFGIYVVKNKDDPTLEDVLQPGKYMLAAGYCMYGSSCTLVLSTGSGVNGFTLDPSLGEFMLTHPDIKIPKKGKIYSVNEGNAKNWDDVTSKYVENCKFPKDGSSPKSLRYIGSSMVADVHRTLLYGGIFMYPADKKTPNGKLRLLYEVFPMSYLMEQAGGEAFTGKQRALDLVPKKIHERSPVFLGSSDDVQEIKALYAAAAAAAE from the exons ATGGATCACGCAGCCGAAGCTCAGAGAACAGACTTGATGACCATCACGCGTCACGTCCTTAACGAGCAGTCGAAGCACCCGGAGTCACGTGGTGATTTCAGCATCTTGCTCAATCACATCGTTCTGGGTTGCAAGTTCGTCTGCTCTGCCGTCAACAAG GCAGGCCTGGCCAAACTCATTGGACTTGCTGGAGAGATCACCAATGTTCAG GGTGAACAACAGAAAAAATTGGATGTGCTTTCAAATCAAGTTTTTGTCAAGGCTTTAGTTAGCAGTGGGCGCACA TGCATCCTTGTttctgaagaagatgaagaggctACATTTGTGGAGCCATCAAAGCGTGGAAG ATATATTGTTGTTTTTGACCCATTGGATGGATCCTCAAACATCGACTGCGGTGTTTCCATAGGAACA ATTTTTGGGATTTACGTGGTGAAAAACAAAGATGACCCAACTCTTGAAGATGTTCTACAACCTGGAAAATATATGTTAGCAGCTGGTTATTGCATGTACGGAAGCTCTTGCACG CTTGTGCTTAGCACCGGAAGTGGTGTCAATGGGTTTACTCTTGATCCATCTCTTGGGGAGTTCATGTTAACTCACCCTGACATCAAG ATTcccaagaaaggaaagatttATTCGGTAAACGAAGGAAACGCCAAAAACTGGGATGACGTAACTTCCAA GTATGTGGAAAACTGCAAGTTCCCTAAAGATGGTTCCTCACCAAAGTCCCTTAGATACATTGGAAG caGCATGGTTGCGGATGTTCACCGGACATTGCTTTACGGAGGTATCTTCATGTACCCTGCCGACAAGAAGACCCCGAACGGAAAACTACG CCTTCTCTATGAAGTCTTTCCGATGTCATACTTGATGGAGCAAGCAGGAGGTGAAGCTTTTACTGGAAAACAAcgg GCACTTGACTTGGTACCAAAGAAGATACATGAAAGGTCTCCTGTATTCCTTGGCAGCTCCGATGATGTCCAGGAAATTAAAGCGCTTTACGCCGCCGCCGCTGCTGCTGCTGAATAA
- the LOC133871321 gene encoding fructose-1,6-bisphosphatase, cytosolic-like isoform X4 → MDHAAEAQRTDLMTITRHVLNEQSKHPESRGDFSILLNHIVLGCKFVCSAVNKAGLAKLIGLAGEITNVQGEQQKKLDVLSNQVFVKALVSSGRTCILVSEEDEEATFVEPSKRGRYIVVFDPLDGSSNIDCGVSIGTIFGIYVVKNKDDPTLEDVLQPGKYMLAAGYCMYGSSCTLVLSTGSGVNGFTLDPSLGEFMLTHPDIKIPKKGKIYSVNEGNAKNWDDVTSKYVENCKFPKDGSSPKSLRYIGSMVADVHRTLLYGGIFMYPADKKTPNGKLRLLYEVFPMSYLMEQAGGEAFTGKQRALDLVPKKIHERSPVFLGSSDDVQEIKALYAAAAAAAE, encoded by the exons ATGGATCACGCAGCCGAAGCTCAGAGAACAGACTTGATGACCATCACGCGTCACGTCCTTAACGAGCAGTCGAAGCACCCGGAGTCACGTGGTGATTTCAGCATCTTGCTCAATCACATCGTTCTGGGTTGCAAGTTCGTCTGCTCTGCCGTCAACAAG GCAGGCCTGGCCAAACTCATTGGACTTGCTGGAGAGATCACCAATGTTCAG GGTGAACAACAGAAAAAATTGGATGTGCTTTCAAATCAAGTTTTTGTCAAGGCTTTAGTTAGCAGTGGGCGCACA TGCATCCTTGTttctgaagaagatgaagaggctACATTTGTGGAGCCATCAAAGCGTGGAAG ATATATTGTTGTTTTTGACCCATTGGATGGATCCTCAAACATCGACTGCGGTGTTTCCATAGGAACA ATTTTTGGGATTTACGTGGTGAAAAACAAAGATGACCCAACTCTTGAAGATGTTCTACAACCTGGAAAATATATGTTAGCAGCTGGTTATTGCATGTACGGAAGCTCTTGCACG CTTGTGCTTAGCACCGGAAGTGGTGTCAATGGGTTTACTCTTGATCCATCTCTTGGGGAGTTCATGTTAACTCACCCTGACATCAAG ATTcccaagaaaggaaagatttATTCGGTAAACGAAGGAAACGCCAAAAACTGGGATGACGTAACTTCCAA GTATGTGGAAAACTGCAAGTTCCCTAAAGATGGTTCCTCACCAAAGTCCCTTAGATACATTGGAAG CATGGTTGCGGATGTTCACCGGACATTGCTTTACGGAGGTATCTTCATGTACCCTGCCGACAAGAAGACCCCGAACGGAAAACTACG CCTTCTCTATGAAGTCTTTCCGATGTCATACTTGATGGAGCAAGCAGGAGGTGAAGCTTTTACTGGAAAACAAcgg GCACTTGACTTGGTACCAAAGAAGATACATGAAAGGTCTCCTGTATTCCTTGGCAGCTCCGATGATGTCCAGGAAATTAAAGCGCTTTACGCCGCCGCCGCTGCTGCTGCTGAATAA